The stretch of DNA TGTTGTTGGAAATGGTGGGATCCTGGCAAACAGCAGCTGTGGGAAAACGATTGATTCAGCTGAATTTGTTATCAGGTGAGAAAGTTCTTCAGTGCAGATGAGCAAACTAATCTTTTAAAGGAATTCCACAAAACAAATCTGTGTTTGTGTCACCTGTCCAGGTGCAACCTTCCTCCTTTGTCTAACGGATACGAGAAACACGTTGGCATCAAGACACACCTCGTGACCGCAAACCCAAGCATCCTCATAGACAAGTGAGGAGAGAAATTGGTCTATGACACCTTGACTAACATTTCTGTAGATGTGTTTGATTAAATTAGTTTTATATTTGTAGGTATGGCTCCCTAATGGGACGTCGCCGTGTGTTTGTGGAGAATATGTGCCACTACGGTGACTCCATGCTGCTtcttcctgccttctccttcagcATGAGCACTGCTGTGTCTCTTCGGGCTTTTTACACCTTAGAGGACTTTGAAAGTCCCATTCAAACAGTCTTCTTCAATCCAGAGTACCTCCAGAATCTGTCCATCTACTGGCGCTCTCAGGGTTTGAAGGCGACTCGGCTCAGCACTGGCATGATGATGATCAGTCTAGCACTGGAACTCTGTACGGATGTGCACGTGTATGGATTCTGGCCCTTTAGTCTTCATCCATTCACCTTCCGTGACCTGACCAATCATTATTATAATGACAAAAAGTCCAATATGGCGTTTCACTCCATGCCATCGGAGTTCAGCAATTTGCTGCAGATGCACAGCCGCGGTGTGCTAAAGCTGCACCTGGGGGACTGTCATTCAGATGATAACCAGTCTCACCTGATAAAAGAACCTTCTGGAGCTTCAGGATGAAGTCAGTCATCAATACTTACAAATAATTACAATGcatctagtattagcacatcacttTTCCCACACGTTGtgtcacttttatccaaagcaggtGAATTTCCCCTTTAAATTCTACACACAATACCCCATAATGACAatatgaaaaatgtttattttattttttgcaaattcattaaaaatgtataaagactgAAATCACCTCTACATAAGAATTCACATCCTTTGCTATGAAGCTCAAAATTAAGTTATTACTTCCTGTTTCCACTGATCTTCCTTTAGATGTTTCTGCAGCTTTCTTTGGAGTCCACCTGTGGTTAATTCAGTTGGGTGGACATAATCTGGAAAGGTGCACCTGTCTGTGTAAGGTCCCACAGCTGACAGTGCATGTTAGAGCACAGACCAAGCAGGAAGTTAAAGAAATTGTCTCAAACCAATAATCTAGGGAAGGTTACAGAAACATTTCTGCTGTTTTGAAGGTCCCAGTGAGCACAATGGCTGCCATCTTCTGTAAGTGGAAGAAGTCTGAAACCACCAGGGCTCTTCTTAGAGCTGGCCGGCCATCCAAACTGAGCAACCAGGGAGGAGGGCCTTAGTCAGGGAGGTGACCAAGAATGCGATGGTCACTCTGTATGAGCTCCAGTACTTCTCTATCCAGAGAGTAGAACTTTCCAGAAGAACAACCAATACCATtgctacagtgaagcatggtggtggcaccaTCATGCTGGTGGTGGCAGCAGGAACTGGGAGACTCTAGTTAGGATGGAATGAAAATTTAATGCAGCACTGTACAGAAACATCCTGGATAAAAACCAGCTCCATAGCGCTCTCGACCTTAGACTGGGGTGACCATTTATGTTTCAGCAGGGCAACGACCCCAAAGCGCACAGCTAAGATACCAAAGGAGTGTCTTCAGGACAACTCTGTGTCCCAGCCAGAGCCAAGACTTGAATCGGAATGAACATCTTTGGAGAAATCTTAAAATGGCAGCACCAATTTTCAACCAGCCTGATGACGTTGAGAGATGCTGCAAAGACAAATGCGCCAAACTGCCTAAAAACAAGTGTGCCACGTTTCTGACATCATATCCAAAAAAACTTGAGAGTGTAATCACTGCCAAAGTTGCATCAGCAAGGTATTGACTAAAGACTGTGAATACTCTACGTATACAGGTGATTTTGGATGATGTGTGTAGAATTTTGAGGTACAAACTGAATTTGTTTCATTTTGGAGTCAGGCCGTAACTTAATGCAGAAAATGTACTGTACGTGATTCCCAGGTCacagttttttttatatatatatggcACTGATGGTACATGTCTACCTGAAATCTTTAATGGAATCAAACTGACACAATCAGAAATGAAAGCCTTTTGTAGCGTAGCTCAAAGGATGCATTTCATCAAATGGCCAAAGGTTAACGTCTTTCTTACAGGTCATGCCAATCTGACACTGGAGGTGTCGATATGAGAACTATGAACTTGAACAGTAgtatccttaaagagcaagttaccgcctaccagagtattactccactctcacttcttgtttgaaaaatgcaacaaatgctgttgcctggcagacggaGCAGGtaacaaatacaaacacacacacaggctcacaatgacattgtgacatcatatggtaccagctaacgttttagggtacctcttagccaatggcaATGGCAGTTTTAAATTCTAATTCAGTgcggagtttttacctgacaacggcatgaCACTgaaagttttaggcagaaattttaaattttaactaaaatgcactaaagtgctaaactatagactacacgtgtctgcagcacgattagacatgcatttatatagtttatcaggaaaaaaaatgtatttgggggtgacttgctcttcaacTTATCCTGTTCCATATCACAAGACAACCGTGAAGACACAGTTCTCTTTATCTAAACCTCTTTAATAAAGTTATCTTTTCTGGCTCATGTAACGTCAGTTTTTAGgaacagtttgacccttcaacatTTGGTCAAAACGGAgatacgagactgcatgtgttccctttaaatcggtcTGCCTTCATCCTATCAgcgggagctcagagcctctcggcagctctgaacacatgataacaaattgtcaacaatgatgttctctcctcaaggtcaaagcttcccttatcgtcctacaggattcttcatgcctctgaataaggaacactcgcagctcggattaggtgctaaatcaaagaatgatttcttaaattaaatatgaacttctaaaacttataagctagataatcattaaaaatgtttgtttattgctgcttataataataataataatagtataatgaaatgttttcattaatctgtgctcaatgattgaagtttgaaatgaatgttatgtaatgattacattgattgatatatgtttcaaCATGTTGctatgacaaggtcataaccatttgcactcacacatggacaaagtaaagttaaacgcgtgacacatagatagccctttaccccagatcagagcatccggatcaaagaaggGGTGTTTCTGAGAGTCTTGGTaaaattcctcaacttgtcaacctctggttggctacacaaatcataatatgagaacattaaaaccggatcactctggtgattcatcggttcttgagaaagcttcagactggccatctgaagcaaaacctctttaaccatcaaagattttgacacgccatcaaaatctttttgcacctgcgaagctgataccgcaacagttcctgcagaacgagcTGATGTTCAGACTAATTAAGAGTTCCAGACGtgtggttccatccgtctgttgtgacttggagacaactctaagaccggtctagTAGTGCTGCAGGTTCTTCTACGACCTTGGTGTCTGGatgtccgaggacttcgacattctggatctatcacgagggtcttcgagttggtatgtagacacgacagatagcgtctgatgtgtttttgataataaacatagcttcatagcttaacacaaaccaaattcttttacatccagaactcagctctcctagatacggaagttctgataacatcgcattgaCACATAGGTTCatgcatcacatctagttccatccactcacagtaaatgcttagttaacttgtcatgttttaattgtttgtaaaataaattcttacttttataaacctgactcttttctgaatcaaaatgaagtgtgtaccatccctgaataaacaaagaatcctagaatcttctgattaaatacacaaagaccaagcagagttgatattctatatttagatagagtatcacagcttattggtcataagtagaggtaatatatttattgagctcagcgccggcgctccgcacacgcacaccacgcacagcgcgtagggcaccacgccggggaaggggcaccaaacgcaagcttatgaaaaataatatatatatatgataaagacagatttcaattagaagatgtgcaaagcaagttaacagcatgtttacagagagaaaacaatacaaaaaggaaaggagatggaccgtgtccacttttcactctgtccgggacgtccggactggggggttcttattgatgaaaatgtccggctcttcatccaggagcagggatcgaattatgggggagttgtatgtcctacacatccaggggagccgaaaaaaagttttctacctatattacatcatttatggactcttctgagcaaagagcacagagagcggcacagcgcgttattgcgcagcgatccaggcagctgcttccagcgcacggtccattctcaaagtggcgcaaccaaaaaaactataattagcacacgatcgttcatgtccgctcatgttctccactttctgtcttatttgtgcctggcgctccgctactgcagagctcatcacctgcactgcggtgatttcacctcactgacgcagcatcgaatcacgcactccgctttgcggtcaggagatccctttgatctgctcagaagtaactgatgaggtgaaaaagtaagaatccaggcagcaggttttctggagagtttagaggagacgcaggaagatgagagacagacaggacaggaaaatagttcaataaaaacaagaaaacaaaacaaagtgttgaaaagtaaaatgtagatttatctccactacacgtttctacctgtataaaacaataagctaCACACAttcaatatttatacatctgatacaattcagatcaccttcaaaactcagtcacacacccagggccatttcaagacattttgggggccaaggcaaaatgacccccccccccccccacacacacacacacacactaaatatctatcctactttttggaaaataataagcagtttgtgcatacaagagaattaa from Nothobranchius furzeri strain GRZ-AD chromosome 5, NfurGRZ-RIMD1, whole genome shotgun sequence encodes:
- the LOC139070170 gene encoding alpha-2,8-sialyltransferase 8E-like — its product is MVTLLKLPNPTGSVRINFFRSQLNNKCNGFDKAILTQTNTPVGSKLIYDGEKKRTHQVNQETFSTFVKGHPFSNKTLHTCAVVGNGGILANSSCGKTIDSAEFVIRCNLPPLSNGYEKHVGIKTHLVTANPSILIDKYGSLMGRRRVFVENMCHYGDSMLLLPAFSFSMSTAVSLRAFYTLEDFESPIQTVFFNPEYLQNLSIYWRSQGLKATRLSTGMMMISLALELCTDVHVYGFWPFSLHPFTFRDLTNHYYNDKKSNMAFHSMPSEFSNLLQMHSRGVLKLHLGDCHSDDNQSHLIKEPSGASG